Genomic segment of Myxococcus stipitatus:
CGGGCCAATGACAGACGGCCGGGATTCCTCCTCTGAAGGGGAGGGGGTTGGGTCCGACTGGGTAACCCCCTTGAGCCTCGCGTACGCGTTGCCAGGGCTCGCCCACACGCCCAGCTTGGCTGCTCCCCACAGCCGGTCCGGCTGAACGCCCTCCCGGGGCAGGAGCACAAGCCATGTTTCATCTCCTCGCAGGCATCCTCGCGGCGGCGGGTGTCGCCGGCTCCCAACCTGTTACGGATTATGACGAACAGGAGGCCCCGGACGCGGAGGTGGGCCGGGCCTGCAAGACGCTGCAGGCCCCCGGTGGCAAGACGGCCCACGTCTGCAGGACCTGGTACGCCATCGGGGGTGGTTCCTACCGAGGCACCTGGGACACCAGCCGGTACTCCGCGGGCTCGTATCTCCAGGGCAACGCGGACGGGCGCATCTACAACCTGACGTGGGATGGCAGCTATCGCGGCGTCCGACGCTTCGTCATGCGGCTGTGTAACGCGCGCACCCGCAAGTGCGCGGCCACCTGGTGGTAGCGGCTACCCGGCCGGAGGACTCCAATCCCAGGCGACGACGGCCCACTCGTCCGTCGCGTCGCGGTAGGTGTGCACGGTCTTGAAGCCCACGCGCTCGTGGACGCGCAGGGAGCGGGTGTTGCGCACGGAGACCTCGGTGACGAGCAGGTCGAAGCGCTCGCGATACACCTCGCGGTGCTTGTCATAGAGCTGCTCGACGAGGCCCTGTCCCCGGTGGGCCTTGTCGACGCAAATCTGTCCCATGACGTAGAAGCGCAGGTCCTTCATCGCGCGCCCCCGGTACTCCAGGCGGTCCAGGATGTCGAACATGGGGACGAGCACGGGCAGCATCGCGCGGCACTCCCGAGGCATGGACAGGGCATAGGCCACCACGTCCTCGCCGTGCCGGGCGATGATGCTGGGCGCCAGCGCGTGCATGCGCTCCAGCACCGGCAGCTCATGCTCCACGGTGACGAAGCCCTGGTCGCGCATCTCCGCCGCGTCGAGCGTCTGCTTCAGGTTCTTGCGCTGCAGCTCGATGATGCGCGCGAGCTGCGCGGTGCTGCTCACCGTCGTCACGTCGTACGGGTTGGCCATGGGCCCGAGGATAGAGCAGCGAGCCCGCGTCGACTATCGAGCCCCCAGGGCGTGATGGCGGGCCAGCCACTGCTCCACGTCCTGGTGCTCCCGGAACCGCGACTTGCCCGCATCCTGGTTGTGGAGCTGCGCGGCCCTGGCGAGTGCGATGGCTCGCGGCAGGCCGCCCGGCTCCTTCTCGAGCGCGCGAGCCAGCAGGAAGCGCGCGTTGGCCAGTTCCCCCGGATTCGCGTCCGGGCCGGGCTGCTCCAGGATTCCGAGGGCCCGCTCCAGCAGCGGGAGGGCCTTGCGAGGCTGCCCGAGGCCCAGCTGGTGCTGGCCCATCCGCGTCAGCTCGATTCCCGCCTTGGGGTGCCGCGGGCCCAGCTTCTTCTCGAGGATGGCCATGGCCCGCTCCTGGTGGGGCAGGGCCTCCTGGAAGCGGCCCAGGGCCGCGAGCGTCAGGCCCATGCGGGAGTGCGCCTGGGCCAGGTCCTGCGAGTCGGGCTGCACCTTCTCCCGGATGCGGACCGCCTGGGTGTAGTGCTGGAGGGCCTCGTCATGGCGCCCCTGCTCGAGCAGGAAGCCGCCCAGGTTGAAGTAGCCGCTGGACGCTGGATCGCTGTCCTCGCCATAGACATCCAGGTTGATGGCGAGCGCCTCGCGCCCGTGCTTCATCGCCGCGGCGTAGTCGCCGAGCTGGACGCTGAAGACCGCGATGTTCGACAGCACCGTCGCGAGGTAGGGGTGCTTGGGACCGTACGTCTTCCGGTAGATGGCCTCCGCTTCGTGAAGGAAGCGCAGCGCCTCCTCGAAGCGGGAGAACTCGTAGAGCACGTGGCCCATGGTGAGCAGCGCCGTGCCGAGCTCCGGCTCGTTGTTCGAGTAGATGCTCCGGGCCAGCTCCACCGCGCGCTGACTCGCCGCCAGCGCCTCTTCCTTCCTGCCTCGCTTGCGGTACAGGCTGGCGAGGTTGCGGTAGTACCGCGCCTCGATGCGGGCATCACCGCCCAGCCGCTTCAGGGCCGCCTCGGCATGGCCGGGCACCACGCCGTCAGGGTCCACCTCCGGCCCCACGAGGCCCACCAGCCGAATCATGTCCGCCCAGGACTTGGCGACCTGCCGGTCATGGCGACTGGCGTGGGCGAGCTGGATGGCCTGGTGCAGCGTCTTGATGGCGTCGCGGTAGGCCAGGTTGTTGCCTTGCGATTCCGCCACGAGGTCCAGCACCTCCGCTTCCAGCGGGCCATAGCCGATGGCGTGGGCCTCGCTCGCGGCGTCGTTCGCGAGCTGGAGCGCGGGCGCGACCTGTCCCGCGTTGAGCTTCGCGCGGACCTGGGCGCGCTTCGCCCGCACGGCCTCCATGCGCTTCTGGTTCGGCTCGTCCGATGGAGGAGGCTCGGGCGCGGCCAGCGCGGCCAGGTTCTCGCAGACGGACAGGTTCTCCAGCGAGTGCACCAGCCGGGGCGAGTTCTGGATGACCTGCGTGTCCGCGCTCGCCAGCATGTCCACGACGGCGCCCAGGTCCTTGAGCCGCTGGTCCAGGCAGATGACCCGCCGCTCGAGGAGCCGCTCCGTCTGCTGCCCCTTCACGCGCGTGGCGACACAGGCCTCGTGGCTGGCGGACACCCAGGCCCGCGAGTAGCCATCCAACGTCCGCTCCACTTCCGTCCAGGCGCCGGGCGCGTAGGGCAGGGCGCTGCGGGTGAAGCTGGCCTTCGCCGCGCTCTTGCGTGCGTCGTCCCAGACGCCGGAGAGGGCCTGCTCGCTGCCCGCGCACGGGTCTCCCGACGTGGAGCGATGGAGGACGGCGCCTCCCGCGAGGAAGAGCAGGCCCGCGCCGGCCGCGAGCGCCACGCGGCGCCACTGCTCTCCCGGCGCATGGCTGAGCCGGCGCAGGAGCACCTCCATCGACTCGTGCCGTGCCTGGGGCGAGGGCGCGAGTCCTTGAAGCAGCACCTGATGAATCCACGCGGGAACATCCGTGCCCGGCGGAGGCTTGGGGCCGACGGAGGCCTGCGCCGTGCCCGCGGTGTCCTTCTCCGTCGTGCTGTCGATGACGGGCCGCTTGCCATAGAGCGCCTCGTACAGCGCCACGCAGAAGCTGTACTGGTCGCTGCTCGCGTCGGAGGGCTCGCCGCGCTTCTGCTCCGGGGACATGTACGCTGGCGTCCCGAGCATGATGTCGGAGCGCGTGAGCCACTCGGAGCGGCGGGTGGGGGACTCGGTGCCTGGAGGCGTGGGCGTGTCGTCGAGCCCCTCGACGATGCGCGCGAGGCCGAAGTCGGTGATGCGCACGCGCCCGTCCTTTCCGACGAGCACGTTGTCCGGCTTGAAGTCGCGGTGCACCAGGCCCTGTGCATGCGCGGCGGCGAGTCCTCGGCCCGCCTGGATGAACAGGGCCAGCGTCTCTCGCCACGGCGCGCGCACCTTGTTGCGCCGGATGTGCGCGCGCAGCGTGGCCCCGTCCACCAGCTCCATGGCCAGGAAGACGTTCTCTCCGAAGTGCCCCACGTCGTGGATGGTGATGACGTTGGGGTGGATGACGCGGGCGGTGGCCTGGGCCTCGCGCAGCAGCCGGGCTTGGGCTCGCTCCAGGTGCACGGGGTTCGTCGAGTCGATGCGAATCAGCTTCAGGGCGACGCGGCGGTCCAGCTCCGGGTCATACGCGGCATGCACCACACCCATGCCCCCGGAGCCGATGCGCTCGAGGACCACATACCGGCCCAGGAGGGCGCCGCGCTCAATCCAGGGCGGCTGTGGGGGCGCGGCGTTAGGAGGGGAGAGGGATGGACTGGGGGCCCCGTCCTCATCGCGAGCCGCCTCCGCGACGAGTGCTCGACAGGACGCGCAGGAATCAAGATGCTGCTCCATCCGATGCGTCGCTTCAGCGTCCAGTTCTCCCTGTGCGAAGGCGAAGAGTTGTCGCGTCTCGATGCAGTCCATGACGAGGCAACGAATATACCCAACGGGGGCGGTCAAGAAGATGAGTGGCACTGAGCATGAGGCGGACGTGGCCTTCGCGCAGGCCTGCGCACAAGGTGATGAACAGGCCCTCGCGGACTTCGAGTCCCGCTACACACCTTTGCTCCGAAAGGCGCTCATCCACCGAGGTCTGGAACTCGGGGTGGTGGACGAGGCCCTCCAGCTTCTGCGGGTGAAGCTCTTCCTCCCCAGCGGGGAGCGCGCTCCAAGAATCCTGGACTACGAGGGACAGGGCTCGCTCGTGTCGTGGCTGCGTGTCGCGGCGCTGCGCACCGCGCTCAACCTGATGCGGGAGCGGAAGATTTCGCTTGATCTGGATGATGCCCGGCTCGCGGAGAGCAGCGTGGCGCAGGTGGATGCGGACCAGCGGTTCATCCAGGAGAACTACCGCGAGGACTTCACGGCGTGCTTCCAGGAAGCACTCCGCGCGTTGGAGCCCCGGGCGCGCACGCTGCTGCGCCTGCACCTGGTGGAGGGCATGGGGACCGCGCAGATCGCCCGCGCGTATCAGGTGGACCGCTCCACGGTGAAACGCTGGCTGGCCCAGTTCCGCGAGCAGCTGCGACTGGACGTGCGAGCGCGGCTCGCGGCCCGGCTGGGCGAGGACAGCCTGGAGCTGACGAGCCTGCTTCGCGTGCTCCAGAGCCAGCTGGACCTGAGCATCAGGAGCGCGATGTTGGACGTGACGCCCGGCTGACGTCAGGGCCCGGAGCCGAGCGCCCGCCGCACCGCCACGTGGATGGGCGCGCCTTCGTCCCGCGCGGCGGCGGGGAACAGCGGCGGCTGGGCCATGAAGCGCGGTCGGGTGCCTCGATGGGGTTGCGCGGCGTGGACGAGGAACGGGTGGCACAGATAGACGGTGCCCGCTTCACCCGTGGCCAGGGCGAGCGGCCGGGACTCGGTGGTCTCGAGCCGTGAGGCCAACTCCATGAAGGACAGGCCCTGCTCTCCTTCGGGGGCCAGGAGCCGGGCGATGTCGAGGTGCGAGCCGACGCGGATGCGCGTGGGCGCGTCGTCCTCCCCGACATCGGAGAAGAGGAACAGCATCAGGAGCACGCGGCCTCGCGAGGCGACGTTGACGCGCCACTCGAAGAACGAGCCCGTGCCTCCATCGGGAGGCGGGAAGCTGGCGTCGACGTGCCAGCCGTCGTCACCGGGGCTCTCGGGACTGGGGAAGCGCACGGGGAAGGAGCCCAGGCTCATGCGAGGCTGCCAGCGGCCGGGTCCGACGAGCTGGTCGAAGGCCGCATGCAGTCTCGGGGTGTTGGCGGCCTGTCGGAAGGGCTCCTGCATGTATTCCCCGAGCCGGACCACGGGGCGGGTCCAGGTCGATGCGTCGTCGGGCGAACACCCCGTGTCACGCCAGAGGAGGGCGCGCGCGGTGTCCGCGAGGGTTCGGGGGAAGGCGTCTTCGAGCTTCACGAAGCCTTCCTCGATGAACTGCTGGAGCTGGAGGTCGCTCAGGACGGGAGAGGTCATGGCGGTGCCTGACGTTGCGTGGTGTCGACCCTGAAAGGCCAGGTCTCGGACCCATCTGGAATCTCCGAAGCAGGGCCTCCGGCTTCCCGCGACACCGTGGGCTTGAGTACGAACGGGTAGGTGACGGCGCCGCCATTGGCGGGGGGCTTGGGAAAGAGCCACGTCTTCGTGCGGGCGAGGATGCAGCGCTCGAGCGCCGGCTCATGAATGGTCGTCTTGACGAGCTCGGACTTCGCGACCGTTCCCTCCGGGTCGAGGGTGAACTTGATGGTGACCTTCCCGGAGCGGAAGGGGCGGGTCTCGTACGTCTTCTCGTAGCAGTCGGAGACCTGGTGCCTGTTCGCCCGGATGGCGGCGTGGATGGAGGGCGCGTCGAACGGCGTCCCGGGAGGCGGGGCGGGGGCGGTGGGGCGCTCCTCTGGAGCGTGGCGGCAGGCGGGCGTCGCGACAGCGAGCAGCAGGAGCGAGGCGAGAGGCTTCAGCATTGCCTCGGATGCTGCCATGGGCGTGTCCCTCCGGGATGTGGAGAATCACCGGAGGGCACGGGACGCTTCGTCAGAGCATCTGGTGCATCGAGATGAGGTTGCCGCAGGTGTCCTCGAACAGCGCCGTGAGGACGGGGCCCGCGGGCGTGGGCTTCTGCCGGAACACCACGCCCAGCGCGGTCATCCGCTCATAGTCCTTCTGGATGTCCGTGGTGGCGAAGGACGTGGCCGGAATGCCGTCCGCGAAGATGGCCTTCTGGAAGGTGGTCGCCGCGGGGTGCTGGTTGGGCTCGAGCAGGAGCTGCACACCTTCGGGGTCATCCTTCGACACGACGGTCAGCCACCGCGCGCCACCGCCCATCGGCATGTCCACCTTCGTCTCGAATCCCAGGACCTCCGTGTAGAACTTCTGCGCCTTGGCCTGGTCGTCGACGAACACACTGCTCAGCGTGATTCTCATCGTCCCTCGGGAGTGGGTGGCGCGGCACGGACCATTCCGCGCGACGTTCAACCAACTCGTTGAGGATAGTCGCGGCGCCCGAGCAGTCAATCCTCCGCTGGTGAGGGGAATCCCTCAGTCGCCGGACTCCTGGGCGCGCGCGCGCACCTCCGCGGCGAAGAGCTCCGCCGCGGGCGCGCGAGGCGCCCCCTTGCGCCACAGCAGCGCGGCGAGCTCCGTGCGCGGCGCGGGGGACAGCCGCTTCACGACCAGCCGCTCCACGTCGGCGAGGCGCGGCTCCGGCAGCACCGT
This window contains:
- a CDS encoding GNAT family N-acetyltransferase, with protein sequence MANPYDVTTVSSTAQLARIIELQRKNLKQTLDAAEMRDQGFVTVEHELPVLERMHALAPSIIARHGEDVVAYALSMPRECRAMLPVLVPMFDILDRLEYRGRAMKDLRFYVMGQICVDKAHRGQGLVEQLYDKHREVYRERFDLLVTEVSVRNTRSLRVHERVGFKTVHTYRDATDEWAVVAWDWSPPAG
- a CDS encoding tetratricopeptide repeat protein: MDCIETRQLFAFAQGELDAEATHRMEQHLDSCASCRALVAEAARDEDGAPSPSLSPPNAAPPQPPWIERGALLGRYVVLERIGSGGMGVVHAAYDPELDRRVALKLIRIDSTNPVHLERAQARLLREAQATARVIHPNVITIHDVGHFGENVFLAMELVDGATLRAHIRRNKVRAPWRETLALFIQAGRGLAAAHAQGLVHRDFKPDNVLVGKDGRVRITDFGLARIVEGLDDTPTPPGTESPTRRSEWLTRSDIMLGTPAYMSPEQKRGEPSDASSDQYSFCVALYEALYGKRPVIDSTTEKDTAGTAQASVGPKPPPGTDVPAWIHQVLLQGLAPSPQARHESMEVLLRRLSHAPGEQWRRVALAAGAGLLFLAGGAVLHRSTSGDPCAGSEQALSGVWDDARKSAAKASFTRSALPYAPGAWTEVERTLDGYSRAWVSASHEACVATRVKGQQTERLLERRVICLDQRLKDLGAVVDMLASADTQVIQNSPRLVHSLENLSVCENLAALAAPEPPPSDEPNQKRMEAVRAKRAQVRAKLNAGQVAPALQLANDAASEAHAIGYGPLEAEVLDLVAESQGNNLAYRDAIKTLHQAIQLAHASRHDRQVAKSWADMIRLVGLVGPEVDPDGVVPGHAEAALKRLGGDARIEARYYRNLASLYRKRGRKEEALAASQRAVELARSIYSNNEPELGTALLTMGHVLYEFSRFEEALRFLHEAEAIYRKTYGPKHPYLATVLSNIAVFSVQLGDYAAAMKHGREALAINLDVYGEDSDPASSGYFNLGGFLLEQGRHDEALQHYTQAVRIREKVQPDSQDLAQAHSRMGLTLAALGRFQEALPHQERAMAILEKKLGPRHPKAGIELTRMGQHQLGLGQPRKALPLLERALGILEQPGPDANPGELANARFLLARALEKEPGGLPRAIALARAAQLHNQDAGKSRFREHQDVEQWLARHHALGAR
- a CDS encoding sigma-70 family RNA polymerase sigma factor; this encodes MTRQRIYPTGAVKKMSGTEHEADVAFAQACAQGDEQALADFESRYTPLLRKALIHRGLELGVVDEALQLLRVKLFLPSGERAPRILDYEGQGSLVSWLRVAALRTALNLMRERKISLDLDDARLAESSVAQVDADQRFIQENYREDFTACFQEALRALEPRARTLLRLHLVEGMGTAQIARAYQVDRSTVKRWLAQFREQLRLDVRARLAARLGEDSLELTSLLRVLQSQLDLSIRSAMLDVTPG
- a CDS encoding phytanoyl-CoA dioxygenase family protein; translated protein: MTSPVLSDLQLQQFIEEGFVKLEDAFPRTLADTARALLWRDTGCSPDDASTWTRPVVRLGEYMQEPFRQAANTPRLHAAFDQLVGPGRWQPRMSLGSFPVRFPSPESPGDDGWHVDASFPPPDGGTGSFFEWRVNVASRGRVLLMLFLFSDVGEDDAPTRIRVGSHLDIARLLAPEGEQGLSFMELASRLETTESRPLALATGEAGTVYLCHPFLVHAAQPHRGTRPRFMAQPPLFPAAARDEGAPIHVAVRRALGSGP
- a CDS encoding AgmX/PglI C-terminal domain-containing protein; protein product: MLKPLASLLLLAVATPACRHAPEERPTAPAPPPGTPFDAPSIHAAIRANRHQVSDCYEKTYETRPFRSGKVTIKFTLDPEGTVAKSELVKTTIHEPALERCILARTKTWLFPKPPANGGAVTYPFVLKPTVSREAGGPASEIPDGSETWPFRVDTTQRQAPP
- a CDS encoding VOC family protein, with translation MRITLSSVFVDDQAKAQKFYTEVLGFETKVDMPMGGGARWLTVVSKDDPEGVQLLLEPNQHPAATTFQKAIFADGIPATSFATTDIQKDYERMTALGVVFRQKPTPAGPVLTALFEDTCGNLISMHQML